Proteins encoded within one genomic window of Candidatus Baltobacteraceae bacterium:
- a CDS encoding 4'-phosphopantetheinyl transferase superfamily protein yields MDDLRRGSFGSARGVAADAWMLFLDELDGRALRERCLPWLASDEVARYRALSTDRLQLRYLASIALCRRSLSQYAPVDPPAWRFRRSVSGKPAIAAPLQRPSLRFSLSRTDGLAVCLVTSAGAAGVDVESTSRTVDTAAVARDFLSAAQRQQLETLPPVEQTRSLFKLWVLHEAYVKGTGRGLGATPERVRVGFGAGGAPLPMGNWRLFFYEPSATHVAAAAIRPRDGADVTVTWLRASLF; encoded by the coding sequence GTGGATGACCTTAGACGAGGCAGTTTCGGAAGCGCACGCGGTGTAGCCGCGGATGCGTGGATGCTCTTTCTCGACGAACTCGACGGCCGCGCACTGCGCGAACGATGTCTACCGTGGCTCGCTTCCGACGAAGTAGCGCGGTATCGCGCCCTGTCGACCGATCGATTGCAATTGCGCTATCTTGCGAGCATCGCGCTGTGCCGCCGGTCGCTGTCGCAGTATGCGCCGGTCGATCCGCCGGCATGGCGGTTCAGGCGAAGTGTGTCCGGCAAACCGGCGATCGCAGCGCCGCTGCAACGCCCGTCGCTACGGTTTAGTCTGTCGAGAACCGACGGACTTGCGGTCTGTCTCGTTACATCGGCGGGGGCGGCAGGTGTGGATGTGGAGAGCACGTCGCGAACCGTCGACACGGCCGCCGTCGCGCGAGACTTCCTTTCCGCAGCGCAACGTCAGCAACTCGAGACGTTGCCGCCGGTCGAACAAACGCGAAGCCTCTTTAAGCTTTGGGTGCTGCACGAGGCGTATGTGAAAGGCACGGGGAGAGGGCTAGGCGCAACGCCCGAGCGGGTACGCGTCGGGTTCGGCGCCGGCGGCGCTCCGCTGCCGATGGGAAACTGGCGGCTGTTCTTTTACGAGCCCAGCGCAACGCACGTCGCAGCGGCGGCCATACGGCCGCGCGACGGCGCCGACGTTACCGTTACCTGGCTACGAGCGAGCTTATTCTAA
- a CDS encoding cytochrome P450, with amino-acid sequence MYGKVAEQDLSLHYLLDPDVLADPYPLYRRLRSEDPVHWDPYLHAWVVTRYQDVITVLTRFSADRTPPPEYFETLGVPEVSPVAKVMVKQMLFMDPPAHTRLRTLAAPAFMPARVRLLRDHIEQIANRLVDEIVARGTGTMDALADFAEPLPAIVTAEMLGVPVEDHPRLKDWSAAFAGMLGNFQHNPDLLGGVLEAVENLTTYFHNAVREQRKRPRPGLVHSLLSSEVDGDRLSDDEIVANCIVTMVGGQETTTNLIGNGLLTLLRNPEQLERLRREPQLVKAAVEELLRYESPSQLTARLAPRDVTLGGKQMRKRDAVIAVMAAGNRDPERFPEPDRVDFDRTDNRHLAFGWAAHFCFGAPLARLEGQIAFETLLRRFSTLTSTCEKPVWRQNLGLRGLTTLPISYETGS; translated from the coding sequence GTGTACGGTAAGGTAGCCGAGCAAGACCTGAGCCTCCATTACCTGCTGGATCCGGACGTGCTGGCCGATCCCTATCCGCTCTATCGGCGGCTTCGCAGCGAAGACCCGGTGCATTGGGATCCCTATCTCCACGCGTGGGTCGTCACTCGCTACCAGGACGTGATAACCGTCTTGACGCGTTTTTCGGCGGATCGCACGCCCCCGCCCGAGTACTTCGAGACCTTAGGCGTCCCCGAGGTGAGTCCGGTCGCCAAGGTGATGGTCAAACAGATGCTGTTCATGGATCCGCCGGCTCACACCCGATTGCGAACGCTCGCCGCACCCGCTTTTATGCCGGCGCGCGTGCGTTTGCTGCGCGATCATATCGAACAGATAGCAAACCGGCTCGTCGACGAGATCGTAGCGCGAGGCACCGGCACGATGGACGCGCTCGCCGACTTCGCCGAGCCGTTGCCGGCGATCGTGACCGCCGAAATGCTCGGCGTTCCGGTCGAAGACCACCCTCGGCTCAAGGATTGGTCGGCTGCCTTTGCCGGAATGCTCGGAAACTTCCAACACAATCCCGACCTGCTCGGCGGCGTTTTGGAAGCCGTCGAAAACCTTACCACTTACTTTCATAACGCCGTTCGAGAGCAGCGAAAGCGCCCGCGGCCCGGACTGGTTCATTCTCTTTTATCGAGCGAAGTCGACGGAGATCGTTTGAGCGACGACGAGATCGTCGCGAACTGCATCGTCACGATGGTCGGCGGACAAGAGACGACCACGAATTTGATCGGCAACGGCCTGCTGACGCTTTTGCGTAACCCCGAGCAACTCGAGCGTCTGCGCCGGGAACCGCAGCTCGTGAAGGCAGCCGTCGAAGAGCTGCTGCGATACGAAAGCCCGAGCCAGCTCACGGCGCGTCTCGCTCCGCGCGACGTGACCCTGGGCGGCAAGCAGATGCGCAAACGCGACGCGGTGATTGCCGTCATGGCAGCCGGAAACCGCGATCCCGAGCGATTCCCCGAACCCGATCGCGTCGATTTCGATCGAACGGATAATCGGCATCTGGCATTCGGGTGGGCCGCGCACTTTTGCTTCGGAGCACCGCTGGCGCGTCTGGAAGGGCAGATCGCATTCGAAACGCTGCTGCGCCGGTTCTCCACCTTGACGTCGACGTGCGAGAAGCCCGTGTGGCGCCAAAACCTCGGGCTGCGCGGTTTGACCACCCTGCCGATTTCCTACGAAACCGGATCGTGA
- a CDS encoding non-ribosomal peptide synthetase, whose product MQTYYEIVDIIRSRRDDSAAESVAVADACERLTYAGLDEKSTRLAMRLREAGVGPGRCAGVLVERSARFVVAALGIVKAGAAYVPLDPSTPVDRAAFILENAGATALVTQPNRMDRLPQGSWLTVDVDDLPALDTSRFTVAQPDPESVAYIIYTSGSSGQPKGVEVTHANLANLIDWHRRAFDVTSADCASLVAGLGFDAAVWEIWPYLAAGAAIVVAGEEVRRSADQLQQWLVEQRITIGFVPTILAEPMIAMSWPENTRLRYLLTGGDVLRRRPNRELPFALVNNYGPTECTVVATSGVVSPEDTNERPSIGRPITNATALILDEELNAVPSGHAGELCLAGALVTRGYRHLPDATAKAFVEYTGAGGSLQRIYRTGDRARLLENGEIEFLGRLDDQVQIRGHRVEPGEIVARLNECTGVACSAVVARTASPADPALVAYVVAADGARLTATGLRTALTAKLPEYMIPSSFVSLPSLPQTANGKLDRSGLPLPCEANRLPNDSGDSATAAPPDEGVQRDIATMVGSLLEQSSIDPQANFFLIGGHSMLAVQLVARIHDAFGVKLTLRQVFTAPTVAALSTEVTRLKTGTYA is encoded by the coding sequence TTGCAGACCTACTATGAGATCGTGGACATCATCCGTTCGAGACGGGACGACTCTGCGGCCGAGAGCGTCGCGGTAGCCGATGCGTGCGAGCGCTTGACGTATGCCGGGCTCGACGAAAAATCGACCCGGCTTGCGATGCGCCTGCGCGAAGCGGGGGTGGGTCCGGGGCGCTGCGCCGGCGTGCTCGTCGAGCGATCCGCTCGCTTCGTGGTCGCTGCGCTGGGCATCGTAAAAGCCGGCGCGGCTTACGTGCCGCTCGACCCTTCGACGCCGGTCGATCGAGCGGCATTCATTCTCGAAAACGCGGGCGCGACCGCGCTGGTCACGCAGCCGAACCGAATGGATCGTTTACCGCAGGGCTCGTGGCTGACGGTGGACGTCGACGACCTGCCTGCGCTTGACACTTCGCGCTTCACGGTTGCGCAACCCGACCCGGAAAGCGTCGCCTACATTATTTATACGTCCGGCTCGTCGGGGCAACCCAAAGGCGTGGAAGTCACCCACGCAAACCTCGCCAACTTGATCGATTGGCATCGGCGAGCGTTTGACGTCACCTCGGCTGACTGTGCCAGCTTGGTCGCCGGCCTTGGCTTCGATGCCGCCGTGTGGGAGATCTGGCCATATCTTGCGGCCGGAGCAGCGATCGTCGTCGCGGGCGAAGAGGTACGGCGATCGGCCGATCAACTGCAGCAGTGGCTTGTCGAGCAACGCATTACGATCGGTTTCGTTCCGACGATCCTCGCGGAACCGATGATCGCCATGTCGTGGCCGGAAAACACGCGTCTGCGCTACCTACTGACCGGTGGAGACGTACTGCGCCGCCGGCCCAATCGCGAGCTGCCTTTCGCTCTGGTCAACAACTACGGGCCGACGGAGTGTACGGTCGTCGCGACGTCCGGCGTCGTGTCCCCCGAAGACACGAACGAACGCCCCTCGATCGGGCGTCCGATTACCAACGCAACGGCGCTGATTCTCGACGAAGAACTCAACGCCGTGCCGTCGGGTCACGCCGGGGAGTTGTGTTTGGCCGGCGCGCTCGTCACCCGTGGGTATCGGCATCTGCCCGACGCCACCGCAAAGGCGTTTGTAGAATATACCGGCGCCGGCGGATCGTTGCAGCGCATCTATCGCACCGGCGACCGCGCGCGACTGCTCGAAAACGGCGAAATCGAGTTTCTCGGGCGCCTCGACGACCAAGTGCAGATTCGCGGACATCGCGTAGAGCCGGGCGAAATCGTGGCGCGCCTCAACGAATGTACCGGCGTGGCGTGCAGCGCGGTCGTCGCACGCACCGCGTCGCCGGCCGATCCGGCGCTCGTCGCTTACGTCGTCGCCGCCGATGGAGCGCGTCTCACGGCGACCGGTTTGCGTACGGCACTTACAGCCAAGCTGCCCGAGTATATGATTCCCTCATCGTTCGTATCGCTGCCGTCACTCCCGCAAACCGCAAACGGCAAGCTCGATCGATCCGGGCTTCCGCTTCCGTGCGAAGCGAATCGCCTGCCGAACGATTCGGGCGATTCTGCGACGGCGGCGCCGCCCGACGAAGGCGTGCAGCGGGATATCGCAACCATGGTCGGATCCCTGCTGGAGCAATCGTCCATCGACCCGCAAGCCAACTTCTTCTTGATCGGCGGCCACTCCATGCTTGCCGTGCAACTTGTGGCGCGAATCCACGACGCGTTCGGTGTAAAGCTCACGCTTCGCCAGGTCTTTACCGCGCCGACCGTCGCGGCGTTGTCCACCGAAGTGACGCGCTTGAAAACCGGGACGTACGCCTAG
- a CDS encoding polysaccharide biosynthesis C-terminal domain-containing protein, giving the protein MVGSIVIARTLGASGKGLFTYANAALMLVLVMNGQSAAVAWQYTKRHRSPAAVTRAMLAIWAGTCLAAIAVLAAIAWFVPGQGVLFWVAAAVPFALFAQTSTGFFLADGDVRTVVVAQLFPGVGAVLLYIPLLVFDRAPLGVLLAIWVAGFVAASCYSLLRLGRYSSGTTGEDRGPLLLEQLRYAFQSSLTNAAAFLNFKIDVFIIMAMLGNAQLGIYSIGIAIGELLWEISRAINTACFGRIARGSEAQAAQATATCMRHCFALSIAGAGCIAVAAPFLVPLLYGRAFEGAVLVTWLLLPGVVAYSTIGALTSFFLQQVGEPRLVLAFRVVSLVICAVATVAMLPIFGIAGGAIATSISYVISLALAAAYFVRRTGIAPSRLFLATRNDVIPYRNLVGNLLRLPLGT; this is encoded by the coding sequence GTGGTCGGTTCGATCGTCATCGCGCGCACGTTAGGAGCGTCCGGTAAGGGACTTTTTACCTATGCGAACGCGGCGTTGATGCTCGTGCTCGTGATGAACGGTCAAAGTGCGGCGGTAGCGTGGCAATACACCAAACGCCATCGCTCGCCGGCGGCCGTTACGCGCGCGATGCTCGCGATCTGGGCCGGCACGTGTCTTGCCGCCATTGCGGTCCTGGCCGCAATCGCGTGGTTCGTACCGGGGCAAGGCGTTCTGTTCTGGGTCGCTGCGGCCGTGCCGTTTGCGCTCTTTGCGCAAACGTCGACCGGCTTTTTCCTCGCCGACGGAGACGTTCGAACCGTTGTCGTGGCGCAACTGTTTCCGGGAGTCGGCGCGGTGCTGCTCTACATTCCCTTACTCGTTTTCGATCGGGCGCCGCTAGGAGTGCTGCTTGCGATCTGGGTTGCAGGCTTCGTAGCGGCCTCGTGCTACTCGCTGCTGCGCTTGGGCCGGTACTCGTCGGGGACGACCGGTGAGGATCGCGGACCGTTGCTGCTCGAACAGCTCCGGTACGCGTTTCAAAGCAGCCTGACGAACGCGGCCGCCTTTCTCAACTTCAAGATCGACGTATTCATTATCATGGCGATGCTCGGAAATGCCCAGCTTGGCATCTATTCGATCGGGATCGCGATCGGGGAACTCCTGTGGGAGATCAGCCGCGCCATCAATACCGCATGCTTCGGGCGCATTGCGCGCGGAAGCGAAGCGCAGGCCGCACAGGCGACGGCGACGTGCATGCGCCACTGCTTCGCATTATCGATCGCCGGCGCGGGATGCATTGCCGTCGCCGCCCCGTTCCTCGTCCCGCTTCTCTACGGACGAGCCTTCGAGGGGGCGGTGCTGGTAACGTGGCTGCTCTTGCCGGGAGTCGTGGCCTACAGCACGATCGGTGCGCTCACGTCCTTCTTCTTGCAGCAAGTCGGTGAGCCGCGGCTCGTGCTCGCCTTTCGGGTGGTCTCACTCGTGATTTGCGCCGTGGCGACGGTGGCGATGCTGCCGATCTTCGGCATCGCCGGCGGTGCGATCGCGACGTCGATATCGTACGTGATATCGCTCGCGCTCGCTGCTGCGTATTTTGTCCGTCGAACCGGAATCGCTCCGAGCCGGCTCTTCCTGGCGACCAGAAACGACGTGATACCGTACCGGAACCTCGTTGGAAACCTACTCCGGTTACCCTTAGGAACTTGA
- a CDS encoding YceI family protein, whose product MKRLLLFSAAIAFATCLPAAAAPQTWSVDPVHSTAQFTARHFGIVPVVGTIPISSASVQLNPPSQIPVAVTAQLDASHVDTHNDMRDGDLKSPHYFDVANNPTIKFVSTKVDGTDAKHFTITGDLTMHGQTHPITLNAAVVGAGNSPRGRMLIAYSATATIDRTQWGMSYGPMIVGNDIDLSINAEAEAP is encoded by the coding sequence ATGAAACGTCTTCTTCTTTTCTCGGCCGCAATCGCATTTGCGACGTGCCTGCCCGCGGCCGCCGCACCGCAGACCTGGTCCGTCGACCCCGTCCACTCGACCGCGCAGTTCACCGCGCGGCACTTCGGCATCGTTCCCGTCGTCGGAACGATTCCGATCTCGAGCGCTTCGGTGCAGCTCAACCCACCGTCGCAGATTCCCGTGGCCGTCACCGCGCAGCTCGACGCGTCGCACGTCGACACCCACAACGACATGCGCGACGGCGATCTCAAGTCGCCGCACTACTTCGACGTCGCCAACAACCCGACGATCAAGTTCGTCAGCACGAAAGTCGACGGCACCGATGCCAAGCATTTCACGATCACCGGCGATCTCACGATGCACGGGCAGACGCATCCCATCACGCTCAACGCCGCGGTCGTCGGCGCGGGGAACTCGCCGCGCGGCCGCATGCTCATCGCCTACTCGGCGACGGCAACCATCGATCGCACGCAGTGGGGCATGAGCTACGGTCCGATGATCGTCGGGAACGACATCGATCTCAGCATCAATGCCGAGGCTGAAGCTCCGTAA
- a CDS encoding PepSY domain-containing protein — protein sequence MGKAHSGRRVLFLVHQYTGFIFAAYLIVVCCSGVALVLLENQIFGYRDYLMLRVPVREHSLSIAGILGIAERANPGKPVRHVLLSCPTGCTDDVSFDDGPNRLDVLVDPYTGAILKTVVWEQTAIGVLYGLHGSLFLGDTGKRSTLRRG from the coding sequence ATGGGGAAGGCGCATTCTGGTCGCCGGGTGCTGTTCCTGGTGCATCAGTACACGGGATTCATCTTTGCCGCGTATCTCATCGTCGTGTGCTGCAGCGGCGTGGCGTTGGTGCTGTTGGAGAACCAGATCTTCGGCTATCGCGACTACCTGATGCTTAGGGTGCCGGTGCGAGAGCACTCGCTGTCGATCGCGGGTATCTTGGGGATCGCGGAGCGCGCTAACCCAGGAAAACCGGTGCGCCACGTGCTGCTATCGTGCCCGACCGGCTGCACCGACGACGTCAGCTTTGACGATGGACCGAACCGGCTCGACGTGCTAGTCGATCCGTACACCGGAGCGATTCTCAAAACGGTCGTGTGGGAGCAGACGGCGATCGGCGTGCTGTATGGTTTACACGGCAGCTTGTTTTTGGGCGATACGGGGAAGCGATCAACGCTGCGGCGGGGTTGA
- a CDS encoding PepSY-associated TM helix domain-containing protein: protein MGADGDRRAVWFTRQLVFGRYGEAINAAAGLSLIVLGCTGIYLWPWRFRLRWNALDLHRTIGVFAAAFLFMWALTAAGQVFWDEPDEPIAPAPSHGTALGLDRLVAIGNAALPGELTFVYPPANGVVVVRKRVPGDPDPYGYSYVAVDAHAGLVVQVYDARTFPPSWRVRTAMYAVHIGAPGGPVLRALYALFGLAPAVLFVTAFLMWRKKLKRSEQLRDAAPLSG from the coding sequence GTGGGAGCAGACGGCGATCGGCGTGCTGTATGGTTTACACGGCAGCTTGTTTTTGGGCGATACGGGGAAGCGATCAACGCTGCGGCGGGGTTGAGCTTGATCGTTCTCGGCTGTACGGGAATCTATCTCTGGCCGTGGCGATTTAGGCTGCGTTGGAATGCGCTCGACCTTCATCGAACGATCGGCGTATTCGCCGCAGCGTTTCTCTTCATGTGGGCGTTGACCGCTGCGGGGCAGGTATTTTGGGACGAACCCGACGAGCCGATCGCACCGGCACCGTCGCACGGCACCGCACTTGGGTTGGACCGGCTCGTCGCGATCGGGAATGCGGCGCTTCCAGGCGAGTTGACGTTCGTCTATCCGCCCGCGAACGGGGTCGTCGTCGTTCGCAAACGCGTTCCCGGCGACCCGGATCCCTACGGATACAGTTACGTCGCCGTCGACGCGCACGCCGGGCTAGTGGTGCAAGTTTACGACGCGCGAACGTTTCCGCCGTCGTGGCGTGTGCGTACGGCGATGTACGCGGTACATATCGGCGCCCCCGGCGGACCGGTCTTGCGGGCGCTCTACGCGCTCTTCGGGCTGGCGCCGGCGGTGCTATTCGTAACGGCGTTCCTCATGTGGCGCAAAAAGCTGAAGCGCTCGGAACAATTGCGCGACGCGGCGCCTCTTTCAGGATAG
- a CDS encoding sigma-70 family RNA polymerase sigma factor, translating into MTRWAPPETISAAHRGDENAREALITAIWPACYRLAATVIGDAALAQDAAQEACAIVHRRIPGLRELAAFDTWLYRIVMREAAHVRRRNPPVYEIPERAAAVEDTSAAIDVWSALGNLPPDQRDVLVLFYFDDLSTDEIAKILNVAHVTVRTRLSRARQRLRGILDDYNSGTLAQPEEKQYAL; encoded by the coding sequence ATGACACGTTGGGCACCGCCCGAGACGATTTCCGCGGCGCACCGCGGCGACGAAAACGCTCGCGAGGCGCTCATCACGGCGATTTGGCCCGCTTGCTATCGTTTGGCCGCGACGGTCATCGGCGACGCGGCCCTGGCGCAAGACGCGGCGCAGGAGGCATGCGCCATCGTGCACCGGCGAATACCGGGCTTACGTGAGCTCGCTGCGTTCGACACGTGGCTCTACCGTATCGTGATGCGCGAAGCGGCCCACGTGCGGCGCCGCAATCCACCCGTCTACGAGATTCCCGAACGCGCCGCGGCCGTCGAGGATACGAGTGCCGCGATCGACGTCTGGAGCGCGCTCGGCAACCTGCCGCCCGATCAGCGCGACGTCCTGGTGCTGTTCTATTTCGACGATTTATCGACCGACGAGATTGCCAAGATTTTGAATGTCGCCCACGTTACGGTGCGTACGCGCCTATCGCGAGCGCGACAGCGCTTACGCGGCATCCTCGACGATTATAATTCCGGGACCTTAGCGCAGCCGGAGGAGAAGCAGTATGCACTCTGA
- a CDS encoding OFA family MFS transporter, translating into MSFLDRSHSIAAPGFSRWLVPPAALCIHLCIGQAYALSVFNKPMSQLIGISAPAPGDWSIPAIGWIFSLGIVFLGLSAAFGGKWVEEAGPRKAMFLAALCFCGGLAISAAGVAVHQLWVVYLGYGVVGGIGLGIGYISPVSTLVKWFPDRPGLATGTAIMGFGGGALIGAPLAVALMKFYATPTSTGVAPTLLTMAVIYFVFMIIGTFIVRVPAAGWLPAGYVAPTQSTGLVTAENVLVGQAVKTPQFYLLWMVLFLNVTAGIGVLGQASLMIQEMFPAKFPHATVAAAQASAAAAAGFVGLLSVFNMGGRIFWASMSDFIGRRTTYVVFFVLGAFLYACIPGIGRAGNLALFITCYLIILSMYGGGFSTIPAYLRDLYGHMNVGAIHGRILTAWSAAGIAGPVLVNYIREYQINHGVAKADAYSVTMYVMAVLLVIGLICNLLVRPVDERHHYKEDEVLVGGVA; encoded by the coding sequence ATGAGCTTTTTAGACCGTTCGCACTCGATCGCGGCACCGGGCTTCAGCCGATGGCTGGTCCCTCCCGCGGCGCTCTGCATTCATCTTTGTATCGGTCAAGCGTACGCCCTGAGCGTGTTCAACAAGCCGATGTCGCAACTCATCGGTATCAGCGCGCCGGCGCCGGGCGATTGGAGCATTCCCGCGATCGGGTGGATCTTTAGCCTCGGGATCGTCTTTCTCGGACTGTCGGCGGCATTCGGCGGAAAATGGGTCGAGGAAGCCGGCCCGCGCAAGGCGATGTTCTTGGCGGCGCTGTGTTTTTGCGGAGGTCTCGCGATTTCAGCGGCCGGCGTTGCGGTGCACCAGTTGTGGGTCGTGTACCTCGGCTATGGCGTCGTCGGCGGTATCGGACTCGGCATCGGCTATATTTCGCCCGTCTCCACGCTCGTCAAGTGGTTCCCGGACCGGCCCGGATTGGCAACGGGGACGGCGATCATGGGCTTTGGCGGCGGCGCGCTGATCGGTGCTCCCCTCGCAGTCGCTCTCATGAAGTTCTACGCGACGCCAACCTCGACGGGCGTCGCGCCCACGTTGCTGACGATGGCCGTGATCTATTTCGTCTTCATGATCATCGGCACGTTCATCGTGCGCGTTCCGGCGGCCGGTTGGCTTCCGGCCGGATACGTTGCACCGACGCAGTCGACCGGCCTCGTGACCGCGGAAAACGTGCTCGTGGGACAGGCGGTAAAAACGCCGCAGTTCTACCTGTTGTGGATGGTGCTGTTTCTCAACGTGACGGCGGGAATCGGCGTGCTCGGTCAAGCGTCGCTGATGATTCAGGAGATGTTCCCGGCGAAGTTCCCACATGCGACGGTGGCGGCAGCGCAAGCGTCGGCCGCGGCGGCTGCGGGGTTTGTCGGTTTGCTCAGCGTCTTCAATATGGGCGGCCGGATCTTTTGGGCGTCGATGTCGGACTTCATCGGCCGTAGAACGACGTACGTGGTGTTCTTCGTCCTGGGCGCATTTCTGTATGCTTGCATACCTGGAATCGGTCGCGCGGGAAACTTGGCGCTGTTCATTACGTGCTACTTGATCATCCTCAGTATGTACGGCGGCGGCTTCTCGACGATACCGGCCTACTTGCGCGATCTCTACGGGCACATGAACGTCGGAGCGATTCACGGCCGGATTTTGACTGCGTGGTCGGCGGCCGGCATCGCGGGACCCGTGCTCGTGAACTACATTCGCGAGTATCAGATTAACCACGGCGTTGCCAAAGCCGACGCCTATTCGGTCACGATGTACGTTATGGCCGTGTTGCTCGTCATCGGATTGATCTGCAACCTGTTGGTGCGTCCCGTCGACGAGCGGCATCATTATAAAGAAGATGAAGTGCTCGTCGGAGGTGTCGCATGA
- a CDS encoding lipase family protein, with protein sequence MRRRFWSFVLLAFVLAGCSSGSGAYGPPTPGPAPARGAVISVTHTATLSKTAMEGGEAGPFVTGIGGAPKCDVDLYAVRYVTIGAHGEPADASAGFYVPGRGCKGPYVLIGYSQGTNFNRAMNIAVSTKQNPEPLILAGVYAAHGYVVAATDYLGLGYSTYPYEPYLVSSAEASAEIDAMRAVRNAAKTLHVALSGKVFLQGYSQGGHSTIAVQRAIAQEAPSEFDVIANQPGSGMYELTSWVQSNAKKPPSDGESAFFAFLVPGYNKVYANIYKDPSETFKPPYANSIDTLLPVKTYAQQNALAGKTLPVNLKELMQPRFFRDLASDPNSGVRKDLTANEPLTDWKPTTPIYLCGGHHDPVVDYENSRQAYAFLKGEGAKVTLVDLNSMVPPGIPLSQYHDAVFVLCTVVERVKVLDPLYTRSSSRTVARRMRR encoded by the coding sequence GTGCGTAGGCGATTTTGGAGCTTCGTTCTCTTGGCTTTTGTGCTCGCCGGGTGTTCGTCGGGCAGCGGTGCGTACGGCCCGCCGACTCCGGGTCCGGCGCCGGCGCGAGGCGCCGTCATCTCCGTGACGCACACGGCCACCTTGAGCAAAACGGCGATGGAAGGCGGCGAAGCCGGCCCGTTCGTGACCGGGATCGGCGGAGCGCCCAAGTGCGACGTCGATCTCTATGCCGTCCGGTACGTGACTATCGGTGCGCACGGCGAGCCGGCCGATGCAAGCGCCGGCTTCTACGTGCCCGGACGCGGCTGCAAGGGGCCGTACGTGCTGATCGGCTACTCGCAAGGGACGAACTTCAATCGCGCGATGAATATCGCCGTTTCCACCAAGCAGAATCCCGAGCCGCTCATCCTCGCCGGCGTCTACGCCGCGCACGGTTACGTCGTTGCGGCAACCGACTATCTCGGCCTGGGCTATTCGACGTATCCCTACGAGCCGTATCTCGTGTCGAGCGCCGAAGCCAGCGCCGAGATCGACGCGATGCGCGCCGTGCGCAACGCCGCCAAGACCCTGCACGTGGCGCTTTCCGGCAAAGTGTTCTTGCAAGGCTACTCGCAGGGCGGGCACTCCACCATCGCCGTGCAGCGTGCCATCGCGCAAGAAGCGCCGAGCGAGTTCGACGTTATCGCCAACCAGCCGGGCAGCGGCATGTACGAGCTGACCAGCTGGGTTCAGAGCAATGCGAAAAAACCGCCGTCCGACGGCGAGTCGGCGTTTTTTGCGTTTCTCGTCCCCGGCTACAATAAAGTGTACGCTAACATCTATAAGGATCCGTCGGAAACGTTCAAGCCGCCCTATGCGAATTCCATCGATACGCTGCTGCCCGTAAAGACGTACGCGCAGCAGAACGCGCTCGCGGGGAAAACGCTGCCCGTCAACCTCAAGGAACTGATGCAGCCACGGTTCTTCCGCGATCTCGCGAGCGATCCGAACAGCGGCGTTCGCAAGGATCTCACGGCCAACGAGCCGCTGACGGATTGGAAACCCACGACCCCGATCTACTTGTGCGGCGGACATCACGATCCGGTCGTCGACTATGAGAATTCGCGCCAGGCGTATGCGTTTCTCAAAGGCGAAGGCGCGAAAGTGACCCTCGTCGATCTCAACTCAATGGTGCCGCCGGGCATTCCGCTAAGCCAGTATCACGACGCCGTGTTTGTTCTGTGCACGGTCGTCGAGCGCGTCAAAGTCCTCGATCCGCTTTATACGCGCTCTTCGTCGAGGACGGTTGCCCGGCGCATGCGGCGATAG